A segment of the Candidatus Poribacteria bacterium genome:
GTTTGCGCCACTGAGAGAACCCGCAATCGGTGCTATCGTCGTGAACACCGTTATACGGACAGTGCTGGCACTCAAATACAGACACCCCTTCTTCACAAGCATAATTTTACATCCATTTGGTGTTCTATTGACCTTGTTGATTGGTATCAATTCATTCTACCAAGTTAGAAGCGGTCGTCTGCAGTGGAAAGGGCGACAGATTTCATAGTCGCAGGCACACTCCGTGTGCCGTTAAAACTCAAGGGAAAGTAAAATGTAGAACAAAGTGTGTAGCTCGAAATGAAGGGGAAAGCGGATTTCAGAACGGAACGTCAAACCTCAAGTCCACGGTGTTTACCCGCAAGGAAAATTAAAAGAGTGAATAAACTAAAAATAGGGGCACTCTACCTACTTTTAGGGGCAGGTGGATTGTGGCATGTCCTCGGTGTGTTCCAAGAAATCATGCGAGTTCTTGCTTCACCCATCATGATCGGTTTGGGCGTATGGCTGTTTTGGGAATGCTGGCGGGTATATCCACAGCGTGAACGAGCAAAATTTTTCATCGTAAGTATCGGAATTGTTGTCGTGAGTTTTGGGATTGAGTGGCTCGGTGTTCGGACAGGCAAAATTTTCGGTGCTTACCTGTATGGACAAACATTGCGTCCATCAATTGGTGGTGTCCCGATCAGTATTGGATGCGCGTGGTTTGTGATGCTCCTTGCCTCGACCACTGTTGCTCAAAAAATTGCCCCGAAATCTCTCAGAGAGAACCGTTTCATAACAGCGTTTTCGGTAGCTTTGCTAATGGTCTGCTTCGACCTGCTTATGGAACCAGCGGCAGTGAAACTGGATTATTGGACATGGATGAACAGTCATATCCCTTTTCAGAACTATCTGGTGTGGTTCGGATTAAGTTTCATCTTTACGACAATTGGCTTACAAACAGGAGTCTTTTGTAGACGGCTGCCCCCGATCGCGATTCACTTCTATTTTGCGCAACTCATCTATTTCGGACTCGTGGTTTTGAAGGGTTAAAAACATGAAAACAACGAACAAAGGTCTATTCATCGCGGTAACGATTATCGGACTGTGGGGGTTGAGTCTCACACTTTTACTCGCGCTTGACGTTGCACAGATCAACACCGTGCTGATACCTATAGGGATGCTCTGTCAGACGTTTCTTTACACGGGTCTGTTCATCACGGCACACGATGCGATGCACGGTTCAGTTTGTCCGACGCATCCGCGCCTTAACAACGTAATGGGTGCAATCGCTGTCAGGCTATACGCCCTGTTTTCATACCGCAAATTATTAAAAAAACATTGGACGCACCACCGAACACCCGCCAGCGATACAGATCCAGATTTTCACGACGGACACCATACCGGCTTCTTGGCGTGGTATTTCCATTTCATGAAAGAATATCTGAGTTGGCAGCAGATAGTCGGTATGGCGATTGTCTTTCAAATCATGGAGTATCTCTTGGCAATTTCTACGGTCAATCTTATACTGTTCTGGGTTTCTCCCGCCCTCCTTAGCACAGTGCAATTATTTTATTTTGGGACCTACCTGCCACACCAAACACCAGAAAGTGGTTATGACAACCCACACCGAGCCAAAAGTAATGCGTATTCGATATTTTGGTCGTTTATCACCTGTTATCACTTCGGGTATCACTGGGAACACCATGAGTATCCTTATATTCCTTGGTGGCATCTGCCAGCTATACGTAGAATGAGGACGCACCCCGGATGAACCCTATCCTCATAGTTGTTGGAACATTTGTAGCAGTGATACTGCTGTGGTTGTTCTTTAGACCGCCGTTTGGAAGGAATATCGTTCGGCTGAACACGGATCAGCGGATTGTCGCGCTCACCTACGACGATGGACCGAATCCACCTTACACTGAACGGTTACTTGATGTCCTCGCCAAGCACAACGTCAAAGCGACATTCTTCCTGATCGGAAATCGGATTGAAAAACATCTCGAAACAGTAAATCGGATGATCGCTGAAGGACACCAAATCGGCAACCACACCTATACCCATCCGCTACTCGGTTTCCTACCACCTACCTCTGTCCGATGGGAGATTGAACGCACGGATAATTTACTACAACAGTTCAATATTACGGATAAAGCTGTATTCCGCGCACCTCTATTGACACGGTTTCTGCCAGTCGCATCAGTGCTCGCGAAAGACAATCGAGCGCATATCAGTTGCAATGTATGGAGTTGGGATTGGACGACGCAGAACCCCGACAGAATCACTAAAGCGGTATTGAAGAAGACAAAGCCGGGTTCGATTATTGTTCTACACGATGGGAAAGCAGAGAATAAGAGTGCAAATCGTTCGGGGACGATTGCGGCGACGGATCAAATCATCACGGCACTTAAACAGGATGGATACCAATTTGTGCGGTTGTTGGATGTCAGTTTTTCGTAGCGTAGGCTGTTAGCCTGCGTCCTACTTTCCTTAGTCTATCACTTCCACAGAGATTTTTGCGTGAAAGGCGTTAATACACGGTTCATCTCTTTCCCAATGTCCGGTAACACCCAACTTAAAAAATTGACCTCGGTCGAAAGCATGCGTGATTTGGCGGGTGTCCCCGGGTTCACCCCACCCCCAAGTAATTTTGTCTTTAGGTGATTCTTCTTCTGTAGAAAGTTCTTTATCACCATCAAACAGATAGAATGCTGCTTCCCCCTCCTCCCTACCGATTTCAATATCAATAACGAGTGTGCCGCCGTTTTCAAACGCGGTGGCATCAATTACGATTACGGTATAATCCTGATAGTTTCGAGCCGTTGGAGTCCGAAAAATATCCAATACCTTCTGCGATGGTTGTTCATGACTTAGGACAATATTACCTAACCCAGGCTGTTTTCCTGCCAAAGCTTCCTTGAAAAATGTTAGGTAATACGCATTACTTCGGTCTCTATTAAGTTTAATATCTTCGCGGAGTTCACTAACGGGTTGTCTGCCCATCAGTTCAAATTCTGACGAGATAACCAAACAATCCACCGATGACCCTTTTTTTGATCCGGTTTTCCATCCCTTGATAACCGCTTGTGCCAAGGGGTGTGTTGTGTCAAATGTCTTGCCTTCGCGTTCGCGTCTTTTGGCAATCGGTTCCCGCAAACTATGGATACGTCCTAAATCAGCATTGCCTACCCAAATATTGATGAAATTATCGTTCAAGAATTCAATGATTTGTTTATGAGAGAGGACACCTGCCCTCAAGTGTTTCCCGCTTCCTCAGCAGGATTCATCGAAGAGCGGTCCATCTATGGAAATAGCGTAGATCGGTTTCTGTTGCGCGGGTGCCATTTCCAGGGCTTCTTCCAGGGACACCCAGTTAATTTGTTGCGATTTATAGAAGCAGCGTATCAATTTGTGTTCCACTTCTTCTTGTGTAATGGATTCTGTGAATTCGATATTTTGCACAACATCTTCTATCCTGGCGCGGAGTTCCATTTGTGGGCAGAAGCCGCCATCCGTAATATAACCCTCCTCGTTTGGATCAATCTTCCATTTAGCACCAAAGTTTAGAGTGCCTTTAGGAACGTACATCTGAAAGAAAGCAACGGACTTTTGAACTCTATCAATAACAAGATGCCCCGTAAACTGGGAAGGCGTGAACCAACCGTCCTTTAGATCGAATTGCGCGTGAATACGGAATACAATGTCGGCAAATTTATCGCTATAGGCGCGGAGGCATGCCCACAGTCCTTGAGATTCGGTCTTACAGTACTGCAGATCCGCACGCATACTCAGAGATGGATTTGGGTGAAGTTGCTTCAGCAATTCCAGAGCACCGGTATGCTCAATCTCCCAAGGCACACCGACGGAGACGGCTTCCTTGGGAAGAAAATCACAGAAGATTGAGATGGGATGCTGTTTTTCTCGCTCAGCAACTCGCAGGTTTGCCAAGGTGTCCCACTCTACATGAAAGTTATATGAGGAATACTCAATCGGAGCGATGAAACCTTTGACGGTCACTTCTGCATCAGCATCAAGATTAAGTGCAATTCTGTTGTTGAAAGTTTTCATTTTTCGCTATGAACTTCTTTTTTGGCACAGGATACCATTGCTGTCAGAAGGCGGCAATGATTCATCTATACACAACTTTGGATGCACCTTTGCCAGTTATCCATCCTGCGTCGTTCTCGGAATAATATCGTGAACACCGCCTTCACGAATACTCGCTGAAGATACTAACACGAATCTCGCTTTTTGACGGAATTCCGGCAGCGATATCGCCCCACAATTACACATGAGCGACCGGATCTTCGCCAGAGTCGTTTTCAAATTATCGTTCATCTTTCCCGCATAAGGCACATAAGCATCAGCACCCTCCTCGAACAATAATTCTGGACCGCCG
Coding sequences within it:
- a CDS encoding beta-carotene ketolase → MKTTNKGLFIAVTIIGLWGLSLTLLLALDVAQINTVLIPIGMLCQTFLYTGLFITAHDAMHGSVCPTHPRLNNVMGAIAVRLYALFSYRKLLKKHWTHHRTPASDTDPDFHDGHHTGFLAWYFHFMKEYLSWQQIVGMAIVFQIMEYLLAISTVNLILFWVSPALLSTVQLFYFGTYLPHQTPESGYDNPHRAKSNAYSIFWSFITCYHFGYHWEHHEYPYIPWWHLPAIRRMRTHPG
- a CDS encoding polysaccharide deacetylase family protein, whose product is MNPILIVVGTFVAVILLWLFFRPPFGRNIVRLNTDQRIVALTYDDGPNPPYTERLLDVLAKHNVKATFFLIGNRIEKHLETVNRMIAEGHQIGNHTYTHPLLGFLPPTSVRWEIERTDNLLQQFNITDKAVFRAPLLTRFLPVASVLAKDNRAHISCNVWSWDWTTQNPDRITKAVLKKTKPGSIIVLHDGKAENKSANRSGTIAATDQIITALKQDGYQFVRLLDVSFS
- a CDS encoding carotenoid biosynthesis protein — protein: MKGKADFRTERQTSSPRCLPARKIKRVNKLKIGALYLLLGAGGLWHVLGVFQEIMRVLASPIMIGLGVWLFWECWRVYPQRERAKFFIVSIGIVVVSFGIEWLGVRTGKIFGAYLYGQTLRPSIGGVPISIGCAWFVMLLASTTVAQKIAPKSLRENRFITAFSVALLMVCFDLLMEPAAVKLDYWTWMNSHIPFQNYLVWFGLSFIFTTIGLQTGVFCRRLPPIAIHFYFAQLIYFGLVVLKG